ACCCCCGGCACCGGTCGTGCTCCGGCTCGTGCAGGAGCTGGTGCTCGGCCGCTGGCGTGCGGCGGGGGCGGAGCTGTACCGCGAGGTGGCGTCGCAGCTCGAGGTGGGCGCGGGGCAGGAGATCCTCGTCGCCGGCTGCGGCGACGGCACGAGCTGCGAGTGGCTCGCGCAGCGCACCGGTGCCGCGGTGACCGGCGTCGACTCCGACGCCGAGGACATCGAGGAGGCGGAGGAGCGCGCGCGACAGCGCACGCCGTCGCTGCCGCTCGCGTTCCAGCAGGCGTCGCTCGACGACCTGCCGCACGAGACGGCGGTGTTCGACGCCGCGGTGGGCGAGCCCGTGCTCGCGGCGGCGCGCGACCCGGAGCGCGCGGTGGCGGAGCTGGCGCGGGTGACGAAGCCGATGGGCGTCGTCGTGCTCTTGCAGCTATCGTGGGGACCGACGCTGTCGGCGGACGCGCGCACGCTGCTCGTCGACC
This DNA window, taken from Gemmatirosa kalamazoonensis, encodes the following:
- a CDS encoding class I SAM-dependent methyltransferase — translated: MPNTPPAPVVLRLVQELVLGRWRAAGAELYREVASQLEVGAGQEILVAGCGDGTSCEWLAQRTGAAVTGVDSDAEDIEEAEERARQRTPSLPLAFQQASLDDLPHETAVFDAAVGEPVLAAARDPERAVAELARVTKPMGVVVLLQLSWGPTLSADARTLLVDRLGLRPHHVVEWKQMLRDAGVVDLQVQDWTDEGDEAPGVGDEPKLSWQAKMQIVSGSFRRLRWREAREAVERESTLLRELARERALGFQLIRGVKWPHARET